Part of the Diprion similis isolate iyDipSimi1 chromosome 4, iyDipSimi1.1, whole genome shotgun sequence genome is shown below.
TCGAACAGGGTACTGCTCTCATAATTTTCTTCGTAAACAACGTTCGTCTTGGGTGTGTTTGCTATGGATCTAGGAGACGGCGAAGCTGCGGTCTTCGAGCCAAAGTCACTGTAAGTAGTAGGACTGAAATACCTATTCGTAGTATATTCGGCGTAAGTCGTAGTTGGCAAAGGCGTGGTCGTTGGATGCTGGGTGACAATTTCACTGACCGGAGCCATGGTTGGAATGAAATGGCTCCTGGTAGAAACTGGATACTTGGAAACATAGGACTGAGTTTGATGCACCGAAGGTCTTGATGTGCTGGGAAAAGAATTGTACACGTGGCTAGAGGGGGTGGTGGCCGAAGTGACGTATCTGTCGGTCGTCGATCCGCCTGACGACGATGAAATCGTGACGAAAGGAAGACGGTCGTTTGAAGATTTGCTGAAATCCATGTTTCTCCCTGTTTCAAGGACGGTTTGGGGCCTGTAAGTTGTGGTCGGTGGAGGTCCGGTGATTACTGTAGGAGTGTTTGTAATCGTGGAAGATTTCCGGGTTGTAGTTATGGTTTCGGCGACGCCAGCAGCGGTGGGTGACGAAGGTTTGACAGACGGAGGAGGCAGTTTAAGTTCTCCATTCTTGATCCTCTCCACTATGGACTCAACATCCCCGCCATTTTCTTTGTCCGCGTTGCCCTTGACGCCTTGAACCTTGTAACTTCCGTCCGGCTGCTCCTCGAGGACAACGAAAGTGACTTTCTTAGCGGGTGAATTCTCCAAAGGACCTTTCCCGACTTCTTCCAAGTTCCCGTCAAGCTTGTGCCTCAATACTTCGAAGTCTGCGCCAGGTGGAAGAACACCTTTTGTCAATTCCTCAAGAATCGCGTTTGGTGGCCTGATGCTGGTAGTAGGCAAAGACGCCTTCACTACTTCCTTCAGAGATTCCGAGGTCAGTTGAGACTCGACCGAAGGTAAGCCGTTCGGCGCGCGAATGACTTGCACAGTTTTTCCATTCGGGAGTACCAGGTCTCTGGTAGATATGTTCTTGGCTGCTTCGTCCTCCGGGGACTGGAGCAAAGCCAGTTTCAACTGCTTCAAGAGTGCTTCTCGCTGAGCTGACGACTGAGATGACTTGCTCTTGGCCGATGATTTCTGCCTGATTGCACCTGCCGGAGGCTTTTCGGTCTGGTAAATAATCTGTATCTGCGGCTTGGACTTCCTGTTCTGCGAAACGTTCGAGGTGCCTTGTGACTCTTGAGCTTCTATAAGGGATAAAATATCCTTAGGTATCTCCTGCTTGTCGTCGACCACTTTACCACGAGCTGTTCCTCGAGAGATGAGAATCGGTGAAGCTTCAACCGTCGTCGTCCTCaacgttgtcgtcgtcgtcgctaCTGGAGGGCTGCTTGTTGTGCTGGAAAACTTCTTCTGGTGACTAGCTATCGCCTTCAAAAACAAATCGCTTTCTGCCGAGGTGATCTTCCGCGCACTTGGCGAGGACAAGAGCAAGGGCGAAAAGGTTGAACGGAACGGAACCGGAGTCGTGGTGCTGGTGGTAGTTTGAAGCTGTTGAAGTTGCTGGAGCCGCAAGAGTTCTTGCTgccttctgagttcctgttgCTCGGCCAACAAGCGTTCCCGCTGCTTTTGAAGGAACTCGAGTTGCCTCTGTTTCTCGAAGTAACTTTGAAGCTGAATATTTTGACCGCCGTTGAAGAGTGGTTGGTTCAGATTTAGATACTTGGCATTGTTGACGGGCAAATTTTGATTGTACTGACTAAACTGCGGCTGGGATTGAAGGATCTGCTGATATTGTTGCTGCTGTTTCACAGCCTGAGGCTGATACTGAGTTTGGGCTGTCTCAAAGAAATTCTGTATGCGTTGCTGGTTCGAGTTTTGCTgctgcagctgctgctgctgtcgcTGCTGCAGAAGCTCCTGCTGTTGTTTCGCTCTGTCAACCTTATACTTCGCTAAGGATGGGAACGGCGATGTAATCTGAAGATTTTGAATAGGGTTCGCGACTCGGCCAAACCTCGATTGATGCTGCTGGACATCGCTGAGAATCTGAGCTTGTTCGGACGGAGATAGTTGACGTTTGTGAAGATCAGACGAGGCGCTTTcctagaaaaagaaataaccaACAAATACACTCGAGGTCAGCGTTACGGTTAATTATTAAACCTAAAGAAATTGACTTTGCGATTAAACGTAGAAGGATGCGTTTTTCTTGTATGTACAAGTATAAGACAACAatattaaaaagaaagaaaataatcaattactCTTACGTAATTTCTCCGGAACATTCGACAGAAATAGCTCGGAATTTGCTACGGTTAAGAAATTTAATGAATTGGTATCTAGGCAGTGTTCATCGGAGCAAATCTCGGCGCGCGGGCTCTTTGAGGAAAGACAGAAAACGTTGTAATAAAAACTGTAATAATTTCCCACCGCAGATGTCGTCATGGGGATACAAAAAGATTGCATCGCAATTGTTGCTGCACTATAGAGCGTTGGTGAAAAGTTCTACGCGCCAAAGAAGATATATCACATTATCGATTGACCGAATGATTATAGCTAGGCGTGGTTACAGCGGTTAAGAAATAGTCTGGACTACTCCATAGTGTTTATGGGACCACTTATATTGTTCTACcgtaggtatacatgtattatcgTGTAGTACATAAAATTTCCAGACACTTTCACCGTCTTATTTCTGTTGGAGTGTTAATGCTAGTTGCAAtcgtaaataaattacattaGTCATCTGTACAGATAACtttatttataacaaataCCATGGATTTTATATCCAAAGGTGCATACGtaatataatttgaaactATTTACGAATCAATAAAATCATGGCGTGGATAACAAGCAGTACCGCATTTGATCCAAGTTTTATGTTCCAAAGTTCTTAGAACGGGAGTTATAAACCGTCAATTTATCATTTATGTGCGAAATGGATTCTAGTTGAACCGAAACGTTCGACACGAcgtacaatttcaattttacaatgtATAAATAACTGGCGAATTCAAGCCTGACTAAATGTTATCggtagaaaaatgtttttgtagaaaaaaaaatatcagcaaaGTTTATCGTTCGTGATATACTTTCTCTACAATTTTACTGCCCCAGAGTTATTCCGAAGAATTCTACTACCGAAAAAATGTCGACGGCTTCAATCTTAAAAATCAAACCCttacttttgtttgtttataaaatttcaccctTCGGTAAagtgatgaaataatttttacccgAGAAAGCAGGgcagcaagaaaaaaattgcaaataccTTTCCACGAACGTACAGCATCTGTAATTATACCGCAAGCCGAGAAATCTAGTTTCACACCTACTGTACTTTGCATCGATTGGTCCGAGAGCGACGAGGTGAACGGCTAGAGAAATAGATCGGTATTAAAAAAGATTAACCCACTGAGGATAAGAATTGCACCGCACCTACGGGCTTGTTTTGCAAATAGCTTCATGCACCTGTAAAACGCCGCAGAAGACTAGCCGAGTTTTTACTTGAGGCTGCAATTCTAGTGCAGCAAATCATCGAtcggtttgaattttcgaaatcgctGCAAGGTTCACTCTTCGGAACCGAACGGAAGACATTCCCTTGCGgtgcagaaaattttgaaatctacGAACGATTGTATCTCGAAGAGATTCCCAGGAGCTACGTGACCATTAGCCGCAACTATCCCATGGCGTGCGGTATTTAAATATGGTTAGTATAATTCCCTTTCACGTAATACCGAACGTTTCGTAATCGCATCCCGCGAGGACTCAACGTCCAGTATCAGGCAGGCTGCATGC
Proteins encoded:
- the LOC124405920 gene encoding uncharacterized protein LOC124405920, which gives rise to MEKRKTDIRSPQRLPLKILLGLLLLAIFVDAESPLTPESSSLEQESASSDLHKRQLSPSEQAQILSDVQQHQSRFGRVANPIQNLQITSPFPSLAKYKVDRAKQQQELLQQRQQQQLQQQNSNQQRIQNFFETAQTQYQPQAVKQQQQYQQILQSQPQFSQYNQNLPVNNAKYLNLNQPLFNGGQNIQLQSYFEKQRQLEFLQKQRERLLAEQQELRRQQELLRLQQLQQLQTTTSTTTPVPFRSTFSPLLLSSPSARKITSAESDLFLKAIASHQKKFSSTTSSPPVATTTTTLRTTTVEASPILISRGTARGKVVDDKQEIPKDILSLIEAQESQGTSNVSQNRKSKPQIQIIYQTEKPPAGAIRQKSSAKSKSSQSSAQREALLKQLKLALLQSPEDEAAKNISTRDLVLPNGKTVQVIRAPNGLPSVESQLTSESLKEVVKASLPTTSIRPPNAILEELTKGVLPPGADFEVLRHKLDGNLEEVGKGPLENSPAKKVTFVVLEEQPDGSYKVQGVKGNADKENGGDVESIVERIKNGELKLPPPSVKPSSPTAAGVAETITTTRKSSTITNTPTVITGPPPTTTYRPQTVLETGRNMDFSKSSNDRLPFVTISSSSGGSTTDRYVTSATTPSSHVYNSFPSTSRPSVHQTQSYVSKYPVSTRSHFIPTMAPVSEIVTQHPTTTPLPTTTYAEYTTNRYFSPTTYSDFGSKTAASPSPRSIANTPKTNVVYEENYESSTLFDPTSVLTVAPPSSDLAGDNLIRILKRQGLYAMAKFLGQSGLDTVLNDTGPYTIFAPTDKAFRALLVQLGGPEKAEEKFRENPRLLSGLLLHHVIPGAFRIESLQDEMTGVSLAGTQLRVNTYNMQDVEWNDVTTINGARVLPDKQNIEIPQGISHAVDRVMFPLPVGDLVQTLQADRERRFTVFLRALHASGLEETLSGSKTYTIFAPTDNAFMIASASPNGSPPWLDDEDNQEAARAIVSRHVIPTTLFTAGMRYYQQKETLHSQAFLHIHKNSGRIKVNNAKVITYNIPATNGVIHAVDTLL